Part of the Cohnella candidum genome, CGTAAGGCGCCATGAACGGCTCCCAAGGCGTTCCCTTGAGCAGCTTGACGACCTGCTGCGAGGGCATCGCGAAAACGACTTTGTCGAACGCGAGCTCGCGGTTTTTCGTCGTGATCCAGTACTTGCCGTTCTCGTAGCGGATCGAATCGACGCCTTCCTGCTGCGCCAGCTCCCAGCGGGACGACGCTTCGATTTTATCCTTCAGCTGGCCCGTGATGACCGCCCAGCTTCCCAGGATGTAATTGACGGGCTTCTGCGACAGGAACAGGTTATGATAGTAGTCCGCGATGACATGGCCGGGCACGCGCCGCGCATCCTCTGGAGAGATGAAGAAGTTGGAGCAAACGAGGTGCTCCCACAGCTCTTTCAAGTCCTCGCCTTCGTTTGACTCCGCCAAATAGTCGCCGAGCGTCGGGTATTTGCGAAGCTGGTGGATGTTCGCGATCATGGCGGCGATCTCCGCGGCGAAACGCACCTTCTGGCCGGCGGAAATGACGTCCGTCTTCATCAGGTTGATGAAGTCCAACGGCGCGGGGGTCAGATGGTCTCCCTTTTCGTACATGACTTTGCGTTTGTCGACCTGGCGGCTCGAGAATTGGAGGTCCAGCTCTTTCTCCAGCTTGCCGATCGTATGGCGGTCGATGCCGTAGACCGCATGCGCGCCATAGTTCAGCGTGAATCCGGCTTTCTCGTAAGTAAATGCCCGTCCGCCCCATTGCGGACTCCGTTCGAAAATCACGCCCCGGATGTCCGGGGAACGGCTCAAATAAGCGGCGGCCGTCAGTCCGGCCAAACCTCCGCCGATTACGGCGATCTCCATGTTCGGTTCCTCCTTGAGCACGGATCCGGTCCCGGCGGGGGAACTTCCGCCGACTTCCGCCAATCCGCGCCATGCCCACATCAAATTGTCCCGCAGCGACCGCTCCAGATCGGAGCCGGCGCCCGCGGCCCATGTCCATAACGTGCCGGTAAACAAATCGTATAAGTAAGTGGCTTTGCGCCGGTCGGAAAGCCATTCCGTCAGGCAGTCTGCCAATTGCGCCGCCCATTCCGCCTGCGCCGCGGCAAGCTGGGGCTCTTCCTTGCTCAAAAAGTAGACGCTGCGGACGAGGAGCGGAACCTCCCGAAGGGCGTGCGCCAATTCCAGCAGCAGGCTGTTGACGCGCCCTTCGGGCGAAACGCCTCCGGAAAGCCCGCGTTCCTTCCATTGCCGGATAATCTCGCATTGCCGCCGGGGCAGCTCGCATAGAAGCTCTTCTTTGCTCCGGAAATAATGATAGAACGTCCCTTTCGACGTCCCGGTCGCTTCGATAATGTCGCCGACCGACACTTGGTCGTAGCCGCGTTCGGCGAAAAGCCGCAAAGCCGTTTCGACTACCAGCGCTCTTTTGCGATGTGTAGCCGCTCTCAAACCGGGGATTTTCACGCCGACCACGCTCCTCCCGTTTGCCATTATACGTCGAGCCGGCAAGGAAAACCAGAGAAAAATAGACCGCCAGTCTATTTTCGACTGCCCATTTTGAAAACGGCATCCGGGCGATTGGACGAGCCCCATCCGGTTGCGGTATGATAGGAGAAGTTTGATTGACGGAGCGAATAGGGGACCTTGCCGATGGACTGCATTTTCTGCAAAATCGCCGAGGGGACGATTCCGTCCCGCAAAGTTTACGAAGATGACCACGTGCTGGCCTTCCATGACATTCAGCCGCAGGCGCCGGTGCATCTGCTGGTCATCCCCAAGAAGCATGTCGCATCGCTCGACGACGCTTCTCCGGAAGACTTAGAGCTGCTCGGCCGGGCTATGTTGGCCGCCAAGCAGGTCGCCCGGGATGCGGGACTGACGGACAGCGGTTACCGCGTGGTCACCAACATCGGACCGGACGCGGGGCAAGTCGTCTTCCACCTTCATCTCCACGTGATGGGCGGGGAAAAATTGGCTGGGCTCAATCCGAAAAATTCATCGGAATCGGACACCCGCCCAAGTTGACACCCCCTTTCCCCATCACCTATAATGAAGTTTGATAACCGTGTGTTGTGGTCTGTTGCGGAGGGAGGGAAAACAGGTGTCCGAAACGAAAGTACGCAAAAACGAAACAATCGACGCTGCACTCCGCCGCTTTAAGCGTTCCATCGCGAAAGACGGCGTTCTCGCTGAAGTGAAGAAACGTAAACACTACGAGAAACCGAGCGTTAAGCGCAAGAAGAAGTCCGAAGCCGCGCGTAAACGGAAGTTCTAGGAGGAAATTGCATCATGAACCTCGAGGAGCGATTGAACGAAGATATGAAACAGGCGATGAAGGCCGGCGATAAGTTCCGCCTTCAGACGATCCGCATGGTTCGTTCTTCGATCAAGAACCAAGAGATCGAACTGCGTCGTCCGCTTGACGACAACGAATTGATTCAAGTCGTCAGCCGGGAGCTCAAGCAGCGCAGGGATTCCCTCCAGGATTTCCAAAGAGGCGGTCGTGAGGACCTTGTTGCAGGTGTCTCTGCCGAGATCGACATTATCAGCCAGTATCTTCCTCAGCAGCTAACCGAAGAAGAAATCAAAGATATCGTTATGCAGACCATGCAAGAAACCGGTGCTTCTTCCAAAGCCGATCTGGGTAAGTTGATGGGCGCTTTGATGCCTAAGGTCAAAGGACGTGCCGACGGCAAGCTTGTCAACCAGTTGGTCCAGCAGCTTCTTTCCTGATTCCAAACAAAAGCAGGCACTCCCCGATGAGGGGGGTGTTTTTTGCATATTTTCCCGTCCGAAATCTGCGAGCAAGCAAGCGAAGTGAAACCTTTGCAAACGCATTCGCGTAGTACATCATAATCTTGACGATGAAACCATAGAGGAGGAACCCGATTTGTTGGCCGGCGGAAGAGGCTTATGGAGGAAACTGATTTTCCCGATCATGCTGGCGATCTCGCTGTTCGGCGCCGGCAACGCGGCGGTGCTCGCGGCGGACAACGTTCCAAAAACGGCCAAGGCGGGGCCGGTCTATGTCATTCCGGTCCATATGACCGTCCAGAGCGGTCTCGCCTCTTTCCTTGACCGTGCGTTGACGGAAGCGGAAGAGGCCGGTGCGGCTCTCGCCGTACTGGAGGTCGACACGCCGGGAGGACGGCTGGACACCGCCGAGGAGATCGGCTTGCGGATCCGCAGCGCCAAAGTGCCGACGGTCGCCTTCGTGAACGGCAAGGCCGCTTCCGCGGGCGCCTACTTGTCCTTGAACGCCGGGGACATCGCCATGGCGCCGGGCTCGACGATCGGAGCGGCCATGATCGTCAACCAGACGGGCGAAGCGGTTCGCGATCCGAAGCTGATCGGTCACTGGACGTCGGAAATGATCGCGGCTGCCGAACTCAACGGCCGGAAACCGGACATCGCGGCCGCGATGGTGGATCCCGACACGTCCGTTACCATGCAGGAAATTGGGCGGACGAAAGAGAAAGGCCAAATTCTGTCGCTTTCCGCCGAGGAAGCGCTCAAGGTCGGCTATTCCGACCGGACGTCCAAATCGGTGGCGGAGGTTGTCGCCTGGCAAGGGCTGTCCGACCGCACCGTCGTAGAAATTCGGCCCACGTTCTCCGAGCGGGTATCGGAATGGCTGACCCAGCCGGGCGTCGCCACCCTGCTGCTGATCGTGGGCATCGCCGGAATCGCGATCGAGCTTCTCGTACCCGGCTTCGGCATTCCCGGCATCGTCGGGCTGCTGGCTTTCGGCCTGTATTTTTTCGGCCAGTCCATCGCGGGTTTTGCGGGGAGGGAGTCGATCGTGTTTTTCGTCGCGGGCATCGTACTGCTGATCCTGGAAATGTTCATGCCTAGCTTCGGCATTCTGGGCGTTCTCGGCATCGCGGGCGTCGTCTACGGGATCGTGAACGCGGCTTTCGACACCGGGCACGCCTTGCAGTCGCTCGGGATCGCCGCTTTGGTCGCGATCGTCATCGTGACCATCGTCGCTTACGTATTCCGCCGGAGGGGTATCTGGAACCGGTTCATCCTTAAGGATCAGCTGACGACGGATCAAGGCTACGTGCCGAACGAGCCGAGGGAAGGGCTGGTCGGCGAACAAGGGATTGCCCTGTCGACGCTGCGTCCCGCCGGCGTGGCGGACATCGCCGGACGGAGGATGGACGTCGTCACCTCCGGCGAATTCGTCGAGCACGGCAGGAGGGTGCGAGTCATCGCCGTCGACGGAACGCGCATCG contains:
- a CDS encoding FAD-dependent oxidoreductase, which encodes MKIPGLRAATHRKRALVVETALRLFAERGYDQVSVGDIIEATGTSKGTFYHYFRSKEELLCELPRRQCEIIRQWKERGLSGGVSPEGRVNSLLLELAHALREVPLLVRSVYFLSKEEPQLAAAQAEWAAQLADCLTEWLSDRRKATYLYDLFTGTLWTWAAGAGSDLERSLRDNLMWAWRGLAEVGGSSPAGTGSVLKEEPNMEIAVIGGGLAGLTAAAYLSRSPDIRGVIFERSPQWGGRAFTYEKAGFTLNYGAHAVYGIDRHTIGKLEKELDLQFSSRQVDKRKVMYEKGDHLTPAPLDFINLMKTDVISAGQKVRFAAEIAAMIANIHQLRKYPTLGDYLAESNEGEDLKELWEHLVCSNFFISPEDARRVPGHVIADYYHNLFLSQKPVNYILGSWAVITGQLKDKIEASSRWELAQQEGVDSIRYENGKYWITTKNRELAFDKVVFAMPSQQVVKLLKGTPWEPFMAPYESNTATEVLVYDVGLSRVVNRPFSYISDMNNKMFITDVSATDHTLVAEGGQLLQGVAYLSDETFDGETDRKAYLDERQAQMEALFDRHYPGWRDAVAVKRMSKKAMVQSVKNVAGNRLLPNRIESVPFYFCGDGCVGKGELAERAFSSARAVAQLVLQELPVAVR
- a CDS encoding histidine triad nucleotide-binding protein, producing the protein MDCIFCKIAEGTIPSRKVYEDDHVLAFHDIQPQAPVHLLVIPKKHVASLDDASPEDLELLGRAMLAAKQVARDAGLTDSGYRVVTNIGPDAGQVVFHLHLHVMGGEKLAGLNPKNSSESDTRPS
- the rpsU gene encoding 30S ribosomal protein S21 codes for the protein MSETKVRKNETIDAALRRFKRSIAKDGVLAEVKKRKHYEKPSVKRKKKSEAARKRKF
- a CDS encoding GatB/YqeY domain-containing protein; this encodes MNLEERLNEDMKQAMKAGDKFRLQTIRMVRSSIKNQEIELRRPLDDNELIQVVSRELKQRRDSLQDFQRGGREDLVAGVSAEIDIISQYLPQQLTEEEIKDIVMQTMQETGASSKADLGKLMGALMPKVKGRADGKLVNQLVQQLLS
- a CDS encoding NfeD family protein — encoded protein: MAGGRGLWRKLIFPIMLAISLFGAGNAAVLAADNVPKTAKAGPVYVIPVHMTVQSGLASFLDRALTEAEEAGAALAVLEVDTPGGRLDTAEEIGLRIRSAKVPTVAFVNGKAASAGAYLSLNAGDIAMAPGSTIGAAMIVNQTGEAVRDPKLIGHWTSEMIAAAELNGRKPDIAAAMVDPDTSVTMQEIGRTKEKGQILSLSAEEALKVGYSDRTSKSVAEVVAWQGLSDRTVVEIRPTFSERVSEWLTQPGVATLLLIVGIAGIAIELLVPGFGIPGIVGLLAFGLYFFGQSIAGFAGRESIVFFVAGIVLLILEMFMPSFGILGVLGIAGVVYGIVNAAFDTGHALQSLGIAALVAIVIVTIVAYVFRRRGIWNRFILKDQLTTDQGYVPNEPREGLVGEQGIALSTLRPAGVADIAGRRMDVVTSGEFVEHGRRVRVIAVDGTRIVVKEIDPA